The genomic interval GACGGCCCCAGCTCCAGATGCGATCCGGTCCCCACGGCTAGTAACCGGCAATCTTGTCAACGACGTTGTGCAGCGGTTCGCCGGCCACGAACCGGCGAATGTTGTCGGCGACGATCTCCTGCGAGCGCCGCAGTGTCCCGTCGCTCGTCGCGCCGTTGTGTGGCGTGACGATGACGTTCGGCAGCGACCAGAACGGGCTCTCCGGCGGCAACGGCTCCACGCCGTGCGCGTCCAGCCCGGCGCCCGCGATCTGCCCGGACCGCAGCGCCTCCAGCAGCGCGTCGTCGTCGGCGATGCCGCCGCGCGAGATGCAGATGAAGTACGCCGACGACTTCATCCGGGCGAACTCGTCCGTGCCGAAGACACCGGCCGTCGACGGCGTCCGCGGGGTCGTGACCACGACGAAGTCCGACTCCGCCAGCAACTGGTCCAGATCACACAGCTCGTCCACGTTCGGCGACGGCTGGCCGGGGCGTCGCCGTACGCCGAGGACGCGCATGTGGAACGCCTTCGCTTTCAACGCGAGATCGAGGCCGGAGTGGCCCAGACCGTAGATGCCGACCGTGCGCCCGGCCAGTTCTCCGTGCCGGTAGTGGTCCCAGCGATGCTCGGCCTGTGCCCGCATCCACCGCGGTACGTCGCGGTTCAGCATGAGCATCAGCAGGATCGAGTGCTCGGCCAGCGAGATCCCGCCGTTGCCCGCACTCGAGGTGAGGACGACCGGCGACGCCCGCATCTCGGGCGTGAGATCGGAGTCGACACCGGCCGACGGGCTGTGCACCCAGCGCAGCTTCGGCGCCTTCGCCAGCACCTCCGGCGGCACGTGCGCGATCACCGCCTCCATCTCACCGAAGACGTCCGCCGCGTCGTCGAGCGAGTCGACGAACCGCACCGGCACCTCCCCGGCCGCTGCGGCGTACCCGGGCGATTCCTTGCCAACGACAACAATCATCAATTCGGTCCCGTCGGAGAGTTCAACCGTCCAATGACCAGCTTCATGCCTGGCTCCAATTCACGTGCACGACCTCCAGCAGTCCGGCGGTCGGGATCACGACCTCCACCCGGCCGCCGGACACGGCCGGCTCGACGTCGACTCCGGCCACCACGAGCCGGACCTTCACCCGATCGGTGGGTACGGCGATCGACACAGTCTGCGGCGGCAGCGGCAAGGTCTCCCGGATCGGCCCGCGCATCGCCATCGGGTTCGTCAGGTTGACCAAGGCAACGGCCGCGCCCGCGTCGCCGCGGTAGACGGCGACGTCCACCAGCCCCGCGCCTTCAACAGTCACGCCCGGTGTCTTCCCGAGCGCCCACGAGACGGCGTTCGCGATCAGTCGCCCGTGGTCCGGCTGCAGTGCCTCCCAGAAGATCGCGCCGACGTTGAACGCGAAGTACACCGTCCGGCCGCCCTTAGCGTTCTCGGTGCAGACCACGGCCGGCTTGTCCGGCGCCTCCCGCTGATAGACCTCCTCCATCGGCAGATCCGGGAAGTCCGGGATGAAGCGGAACGGCGCCTCGGCGGCCGACGACACCCCGATGATGTGGGTGCCGCCAATGATCCGCGTCGTACCGTCGAACCCGGCGTTCACCGGATGCGGGTCCGTCAGCGCGATGTAGTTGTTCTGCACCGGCCGGCTCTTGTCGCTCAGCTGCACCTCGAGTACGTCGCCAAGCCCGAAGTCGGAGCGCGCCGCCCCAGCCTCGTCGTACAACGAGCTCTGGTACGCCGCCACGAGCGACCCGCCGCCGTCGACGTACGAGCGCAGGATCGCGCACTGCTCGTCGCTCAACTGCTCGGCGTTCGCGAGTACGACGACCTTGAACGCACGCAGTCGTTCGAGGGTCATCACCTGGTCGGAGACGAATTCGAACGGGATCCGCGCCTCGACCAGCGCCTGGTAGAAGCCGTCCTCGTGATCGTTGTCTCCGGCCCGGAGTTGTCCGGTCCGGCTCGCGTCGAGGACGGCGACCTCGGCAGTGATCCGCAGGTCGCGCAGAACGGGTTCGACCGTCGCGTGCAGGTTGAACGCCTCGACGACCGGCGGCACCCAGCGCTCGTCCGCGATGCTCGCGTTGAACTTCGTGAACCACGGCAGCGCACCCTGCGCGAACCCGTCGACGATCCAGGTCTTCGTCTCCGCGGCCGGCGCGACCGAGTCCTTCCAGCGGTACTTGTGCTCCGGCCCGACCGACGTGATCAGCTGCACCGGCCGATCCGGGAACACCCCGCGGTTGCGCTTGCCGTTCCGCCCGGCCGCCCACGGCGCCTCGATCCCGTGCCGGCCTTGTTTGTCGACGATGAACAGCGGCGCGACCGGCCCGACCAGATCGCGGGCCAGGTCCCGCGCCGCGAGCGCACCCAGGTTCGGCACGAACCGTGCGTGCGGCCGGAGATCCCGGACCGCCTGGTCCCAGATCCCAACCAGTTCACCCAGTCGCCTGCGCCGCCACGCGACGTACTCCGGCCAGCCGTCGCCGTGCTCTTCGAGTGGCAACTCGAGACCGGCCTCGTCCCGGAACGATTTCCGCGCGCCTTCGCTGTACGAGATCCCGTAGTACCCCTCCCACCGGTTCGCGAAGACCGCGTCCACGTCGTACTCACGGACGATCTCGCGGATCACCTCGGTGATGAACTGCCGGTGGTACGGCGTGAACGCGCAGGTCAGCCAGACGCCCGGGTACGCCCAATGCTCGATCGGGTTACCGTCCCGGTCGCGGGCCAGCCACTCGGGGTGGGCCTCGGCCGCGTCGGCATGGATCGCGTGCGGATCGACACGGGCCATCACGGCCATGTCGAGACCGCGGGCACCCTCGACGAGCGTGCCGAACGGGTCGGTGCCGGAGAGGTACTTGCTGCGGTAGTGGTACTCGAGCTGGGTCGGGTAGTAGGCGACGTACCCGCCGGCGCTGATGCAGGTCGCGTTGGACTTGCTGTCGCGCATCAGCCGCAGCCAGAAGTCTGCGTCGAAGTGTGCGGGATCGTCCTCGGCCAGGGTGAGCTGGGCCCAACGGGTCGCGGTCCGAGACCAGTTGTCCATGCGCAAGATTGTTAGACAAGAATGCAGGACTGGCAAGACCCGATGTTAATCTCCGGGCCATGGAGTACCGCGGCCACGAGCTGAGCGCGAACGTGTCGATGCTGTTCACCGAGCTGCCGTACCCGGTCCGGTTCGCCGCGGCCGCCCAGGCCGGTTTCCGGATCGTGGAGTCGTGGTGGCCGTTCGCCGTACCCGATCCGTCTGCCGCCGAGATCGACGACTTTGTGCGGACCGTTTCGGCCGCCGGTGTCTCGCTGAGCGCGTTGAACTTCTACGGCGGAGACATCGCCGGCGGAGAGCGCGGGGTCGCGTCGCATCCGGATCGGCAGGAGCAACTCGCGGCCAACGTTTCAGCCATGGTCGGCATTGCCGAGCGGACCGGTTGCCGGTTGTTCAACCTGCTCTACGGGCAACTCGACGATCGCTGGTCGCCGGACGAACAGGCGAAGACGGCGTCGGATGCGATCCGTTCTGCCGCTGCGGCTGTCGGCGCCCTGGGTGGGACGGTGTTGATCGAGCCGCTGACGGAGGGCCTGAACGGGCGCTATCCCCTGCTGACCGCGGACGACGTACTGCGGCTGCTCGATGCACTGGATGACGTCGACAATCTGTCGCTGCTGTTCGACACGTTCCATCTCGGCAGCAACGGCGTCGACCTACTGGCGACGGCGGCCTCGGTCCCCGTTGCGCATGTACAGCTCGCCGACAGCCCGGGCCGCGGCGAGCCCGGATCCGGAGCGCTGCCGATCGACGCCACGCTCGATGCGCTGAAGGCGGCGGGCTATCAGGGCGCCGCGGCCTGCGAGTACAAGCCGACGACGGACACGCTCACAAGTCTGGCATGGCTCGGCTAGCCGCCTCCGTCAGCGCGTCCGCAACCGCAGCTACCGCAGGCGTTCGGGTACGGCGGGTCAGCAGGAAGACCGTCCGTCCGACAGCTCCTTCGGCCGGCAACCGTACGGCGACACCGGGCGCGCCTTCGCCGATGACCAGATCCGGGAGCAGTGCGCCGGCGCCCGTCGTACGGACGAGCTCGATCAGGATCAGGAAGTCGTCCGAGCTGTAGCGGAGATCTGGCTCGAACCCGCCGAGCTCCCGGCAGACGCGGACGTGCATCTCGCGATGCCCGGTGCCTGGCTGGCAGGCCGCCCAGGGCAACTCGGCGAGATGAGCCATGGGGACCCGGTCGGCCGCGGCCTCGGGGTGGTCTTCCGGGAGTACGACGCGGATGTGTTCGCGGAGCAGGTGCTCGCGGCGGAGGTCGGCGTGTACGGCGCGCGGCTGGCCGTCGTACTCGTCGCCGACCATCACGTCCAACTGCTGCAACCGGAGCGCGGGCGCAGCCTGTTCGACCTCGAGCTCGGCGGCTTCGACGCGGATATCGGGATGGGCCGCGGCGAGGCTGCGGATGGCCGGCGCGACGATGCGGATGAAGGCGGACTGGAACGCCGCGATCCGGACGACTCCGGCGACCCGCCCAGCGGCGACCGCGGCGAGCTCCGCCTCGGCCGCCTCGACTCCGTCCAGCAGGGTCGCCGCGTGCCGCACCAGGACCTGGCCCGCGGCGGTGAGTCTGACGTTGCGACCGATCCGCTCGAGCAACGGCGTGCCGGCTTCGCGCTCCAGGACGGCCAGCTGCTGCGAGATCGCGCTGGGCGAATAGCCGAGCGCTCGGGCGGCGCCGTGAACGGTGCCGCGACCGTGGACCTCGCGGAGCAGACGCAGCCGGTGCAGATCCATCATTCGTTCAGTTTAGCTTCACGATGCTGTCCGTGAAGCCGCGATAGACGTGAACGGTCTACTGGTCGGACCATCGATGTCGTGGGACGCCTCTTCTGCCTTCTTTCCGCCGCCGCCTTCGGGGTCATGGCCGTGTTCGGCAAGCTCGCGTACGACGCGGGCGTGTCGGTCGATGCACTGTTGCTGGTCCGCTTCGGCCTGTCCGGCGGACTACTACTGATCGTCGCGCTCGCCCGTGGTTCACTGCGCAACCTGCCGCGGCGGGCCGTGCTGACCGGGCTGGGCATGGGCGTGTTCGGCTACGCCGCGCAGTCCGGGCTCTACTTCTCCGCGCTCGCCCGGCTGGACGCGTCGCTGGTCGCGCTGATCCTGTACCTGTACCCGATCCTGGTAATGGTCGCGGCGATCGCGCTGCGGCGGGAGCGAGCCTCGCGCCGGCGCGTGTGGGCGTTGGCGATCGCGGTGATCGGGATCGGGCTGGTGCTCAGCGGAGCGCTAGCCGGGCGGTTCGACTGGCTGGGCGTGCTTTTGGCGCTAGGCGCACCAATCGTCTACACCGGCTACATCCTGGTGGGCGATTCGCTCACTGCGGACGTACCGCCGCTGGCGTTGACGGCACTGGTGTGTACCGGGGCCTTCGGCACCTTTCTTGTCCTCGGGCTCTTCCGCGGCACCGATCTGAACTTCGCACCCATCGGTTGGCTGTGGCTCGCGGCGGTCGCGTTGATCAGCACGGTCGCCGCGATCCTGCTGTTCTTCGCCGGGATGGCGCGCGTCGGTCCGTCGGTCGCCTCGATCCTGTCGATCTTCGAGCCGGTGGTGACAGTGGCCGCGGCGGCCGCGGTGTTCGGCGAACACCTGAGCGCCACGCAA from Kribbella sp. NBC_00709 carries:
- a CDS encoding hydroxypyruvate isomerase family protein translates to MEYRGHELSANVSMLFTELPYPVRFAAAAQAGFRIVESWWPFAVPDPSAAEIDDFVRTVSAAGVSLSALNFYGGDIAGGERGVASHPDRQEQLAANVSAMVGIAERTGCRLFNLLYGQLDDRWSPDEQAKTASDAIRSAAAAVGALGGTVLIEPLTEGLNGRYPLLTADDVLRLLDALDDVDNLSLLFDTFHLGSNGVDLLATAASVPVAHVQLADSPGRGEPGSGALPIDATLDALKAAGYQGAAACEYKPTTDTLTSLAWLG
- a CDS encoding LysR family transcriptional regulator translates to MMDLHRLRLLREVHGRGTVHGAARALGYSPSAISQQLAVLEREAGTPLLERIGRNVRLTAAGQVLVRHAATLLDGVEAAEAELAAVAAGRVAGVVRIAAFQSAFIRIVAPAIRSLAAAHPDIRVEAAELEVEQAAPALRLQQLDVMVGDEYDGQPRAVHADLRREHLLREHIRVVLPEDHPEAAADRVPMAHLAELPWAACQPGTGHREMHVRVCRELGGFEPDLRYSSDDFLILIELVRTTGAGALLPDLVIGEGAPGVAVRLPAEGAVGRTVFLLTRRTRTPAVAAVADALTEAASRAMPDL
- a CDS encoding D-2-hydroxyacid dehydrogenase, which codes for MIVVVGKESPGYAAAAGEVPVRFVDSLDDAADVFGEMEAVIAHVPPEVLAKAPKLRWVHSPSAGVDSDLTPEMRASPVVLTSSAGNGGISLAEHSILLMLMLNRDVPRWMRAQAEHRWDHYRHGELAGRTVGIYGLGHSGLDLALKAKAFHMRVLGVRRRPGQPSPNVDELCDLDQLLAESDFVVVTTPRTPSTAGVFGTDEFARMKSSAYFICISRGGIADDDALLEALRSGQIAGAGLDAHGVEPLPPESPFWSLPNVIVTPHNGATSDGTLRRSQEIVADNIRRFVAGEPLHNVVDKIAGY
- a CDS encoding alpha-amylase family protein, which codes for MDNWSRTATRWAQLTLAEDDPAHFDADFWLRLMRDSKSNATCISAGGYVAYYPTQLEYHYRSKYLSGTDPFGTLVEGARGLDMAVMARVDPHAIHADAAEAHPEWLARDRDGNPIEHWAYPGVWLTCAFTPYHRQFITEVIREIVREYDVDAVFANRWEGYYGISYSEGARKSFRDEAGLELPLEEHGDGWPEYVAWRRRRLGELVGIWDQAVRDLRPHARFVPNLGALAARDLARDLVGPVAPLFIVDKQGRHGIEAPWAAGRNGKRNRGVFPDRPVQLITSVGPEHKYRWKDSVAPAAETKTWIVDGFAQGALPWFTKFNASIADERWVPPVVEAFNLHATVEPVLRDLRITAEVAVLDASRTGQLRAGDNDHEDGFYQALVEARIPFEFVSDQVMTLERLRAFKVVVLANAEQLSDEQCAILRSYVDGGGSLVAAYQSSLYDEAGAARSDFGLGDVLEVQLSDKSRPVQNNYIALTDPHPVNAGFDGTTRIIGGTHIIGVSSAAEAPFRFIPDFPDLPMEEVYQREAPDKPAVVCTENAKGGRTVYFAFNVGAIFWEALQPDHGRLIANAVSWALGKTPGVTVEGAGLVDVAVYRGDAGAAVALVNLTNPMAMRGPIRETLPLPPQTVSIAVPTDRVKVRLVVAGVDVEPAVSGGRVEVVIPTAGLLEVVHVNWSQA
- a CDS encoding DMT family transporter is translated as MGRLFCLLSAAAFGVMAVFGKLAYDAGVSVDALLLVRFGLSGGLLLIVALARGSLRNLPRRAVLTGLGMGVFGYAAQSGLYFSALARLDASLVALILYLYPILVMVAAIALRRERASRRRVWALAIAVIGIGLVLSGALAGRFDWLGVLLALGAPIVYTGYILVGDSLTADVPPLALTALVCTGAFGTFLVLGLFRGTDLNFAPIGWLWLAAVALISTVAAILLFFAGMARVGPSVASILSIFEPVVTVAAAAAVFGEHLSATQWIGAAMVLSAVLIVQWRTQSLPELSQTSPKATADLTV